Proteins found in one Chloroflexota bacterium genomic segment:
- a CDS encoding ABC transporter ATP-binding protein, translating into MALSGANARGTFAEESAEVAGLGARVARRLLGLLAADRRRMSIALTALLAVAGFGVLQPIIIGRAIDDGVLANDGNVLLFAVVAYAAVTLGHGIALGVQRQLTARLGNQLLHRLRTGVFRQYQRLSLGFFDRQITGRLISRVVSDIEAIGEVLTEGVLGAAADVAMLVGILVAMSLLSWQLTLLCLVVTPLLYVSARLVAALARRWYRTMRARTSTLNGVLAESVLGMRITQAFAREAVNLERFDVVNQSQLQAQLRTFTISSATVPVVEVFTAIATGLVLWFGGSFVIDGIDGLTVGLVATFALFIERFFAPIQELAARYETLQGALASGERVFEILDIEPEIIDAPDAQDLGEIRGEIQFRQVNFGYDPESPVLHDFELHARPGDMIALVGATGAGKTTAINLLFRFYDVTSGSITVDGHDVRHVTQQSLRRRMALVLQEPTLFSGSVHDNIAYGRPTATRDEVIAAAKAVGLHDFVESLPFGYDTQVEERGGGLSIGQRQLVSFARALLLDPRVLVLDEATSAVDAQTEAYIQRGLETLMAGRTAIVIAHRLSTVQRATEIVVLEHGRIVERGTHDELLDHGGLYHGLHTLGLGTMDELDSATARRAARDS; encoded by the coding sequence ATGGCCCTGAGCGGCGCGAACGCCCGCGGCACGTTTGCCGAGGAGTCGGCGGAAGTTGCCGGCCTCGGCGCCCGTGTGGCCCGACGGCTGCTTGGACTGCTGGCCGCCGACCGCCGTCGCATGAGCATCGCGCTCACGGCGCTCCTGGCCGTCGCCGGGTTCGGCGTGCTGCAGCCCATCATCATCGGACGCGCGATCGACGACGGCGTACTGGCGAATGACGGGAACGTGCTGCTGTTCGCGGTCGTCGCCTACGCGGCGGTGACGCTCGGCCACGGAATCGCCCTGGGCGTCCAGCGGCAGTTGACCGCACGTCTCGGGAACCAGCTGCTGCATCGCCTGCGCACGGGGGTCTTTCGGCAGTATCAGCGCCTCTCGCTTGGATTCTTCGACCGCCAGATCACCGGACGCCTGATCAGCCGCGTCGTGTCGGACATCGAAGCGATCGGCGAGGTGCTCACCGAAGGCGTGCTTGGCGCCGCGGCCGACGTGGCCATGCTTGTCGGCATCTTGGTGGCCATGAGCCTGCTGAGCTGGCAGCTCACCCTGCTGTGCCTGGTGGTGACGCCGCTGCTGTACGTCAGCGCGCGGCTCGTGGCCGCCCTGGCGCGTCGGTGGTACCGAACCATGCGAGCCCGCACCTCGACGCTCAACGGCGTGCTCGCCGAGTCAGTGCTCGGCATGCGCATCACGCAAGCCTTTGCCCGGGAGGCGGTGAATCTCGAGCGTTTCGACGTGGTCAACCAGTCGCAGCTCCAGGCGCAGCTCCGCACATTCACCATCTCGTCCGCCACCGTGCCCGTGGTCGAGGTGTTCACCGCCATCGCCACCGGCCTGGTGCTCTGGTTCGGCGGCAGCTTCGTGATTGATGGGATTGACGGGCTGACGGTGGGTCTGGTGGCCACGTTCGCGCTGTTTATCGAGCGCTTCTTCGCCCCAATCCAGGAGCTCGCCGCACGCTACGAAACGCTGCAGGGCGCCCTGGCCTCGGGTGAACGCGTCTTCGAGATCCTGGACATCGAGCCGGAGATCATCGACGCCCCCGACGCGCAAGACCTCGGGGAAATCAGGGGGGAGATCCAGTTCAGGCAAGTGAATTTCGGCTACGACCCCGAGTCGCCGGTGCTCCACGACTTCGAGCTGCACGCGCGCCCGGGCGACATGATCGCGCTCGTCGGGGCGACCGGCGCCGGCAAGACCACCGCCATCAACCTGCTGTTTCGCTTCTACGACGTGACGTCAGGCTCGATCACGGTCGACGGTCACGATGTGCGCCACGTGACCCAGCAATCGCTCCGACGGCGCATGGCCCTGGTGCTGCAAGAGCCAACGCTATTCAGCGGAAGCGTCCACGACAACATTGCGTATGGCCGACCGACGGCAACGCGCGACGAGGTTATCGCCGCGGCGAAGGCGGTTGGGCTGCACGACTTCGTGGAGTCGCTGCCGTTTGGCTATGACACGCAGGTCGAAGAGCGCGGCGGCGGCCTCTCGATTGGGCAGCGGCAGCTGGTGTCCTTCGCCCGAGCGCTGCTGCTGGATCCGCGCGTACTGGTGTTGGACGAGGCGACGAGCGCCGTGGATGCCCAGACCGAGGCGTACATTCAGCGAGGCCTCGAGACCCTCATGGCCGGCCGGACGGCCATCGTGATCGCCCACCGCCTCTCGACGGTGCAGCGGGCAACGGAGATCGTCGTCCTGGAACACGGGCGAATCGTGGAGCGCGGCACGCACGACGAGCTGCTCGACCACGGCGGTCTGTATCACGGCCTGCATACGCTGGGTCTTGGCACGATGGACGAGCTTGACAGCGCCACCGCGCGCCGCGCGGCCAGGGATTCATGA